Below is a window of Halarcobacter anaerophilus DNA.
CATAGTACATTATTGCTTTAGTATTAAAAGTTATTTGCAAAAAAATAAAAAAGTTGAGGGGAAGAGTCCTCTCTCCTGTTTAAAAGTAATTTGACTAAATAAACAAGAGAGGATTTTAAGAAGTTAAATTCTTGTTATACTTACTATATGAGGATCACCTGTCAAAGGTTTAAAAATTTCAATTATTACTTCCCACACTACATCTGAAGGAGGGATTGAAGCAGTACATTTAAACCGATAGTTTGTTCCCGCAACAACTTGTGTAGAGACTGAATACGGCAAATAATGAACACCTACAAAACCTTTTAAAGCTTCATCAAATATCACTTTATCTTCAGCTGAAAGATCGTGATAAACAGTCCAACCGCCTGGAAGAGTATTATTTTCAGACATTGTTAATCCTTTTTATTATAATTTGTTATTTAGATACAAAACACTTTACTAACAATATATTTCAAATCAAAACATATAATATATTTATATATTATTTATCTTAAAATTCTACTTAATTCACTTTTTTTATAGTATAAAATTATTTAATTATCCAAGATGAATTCTGCTACAACACGGTTAAACTTTTCAGGGTCATCCCAAAACAGCATATGACCGCAATTTTCAAAAAATTCGGTTTTTGCATTTGGTATGTTTTCTCCCACCCAGGCACTTCCTTGCCAAGGAAAGACTTGGCTGTTTTTAGCGACACAAACCAAAGTCGGTATTGATATATGAGGAATAAAATCACGCCAATCAAGATTTGTATGATCACGCATAATATCAATTTTTACTCGTGCGGGACATTTCATAATTTCATCTGCAAGAAATTTTACTTCTTCATTTGTAGGTACTTTATGCATACAACCATGAACCGTTCCTTCTGCATTTGCTCTCTCTTCATATTTCAAAGTTGCACATAATTGTAAGTAAGATTCCACATCATAACAACCCAACTGACCCCATTTCCAATCAGGAGCAAAATATTGTGCAGGAGATTGGTCTATACTTATAAGTTTGCTTATTCGATGATTACCGAAAAGTTCAAGATAACTCCACAATATAGAAGCACCCATTGACCAACCGGCAGCAGTAACGTCTTCAAGGTTTAAATAATCAAGAAGCTCTTTAATATCCATTGCAAGACGTGAAATTCTATAACCGTGATCAGGTTTTCCTGATTCCCCGTGACCACGCAAATCCATAGCTATTACTTGAAATTTTTCTGAGAGAGGACCTATATTTTTATCAAAAAAATGAAAACTGCAACTCCATCCAGGAATCAATAACAAAGGTTTCCCCTCTCCTTGTTGAAGATAACTAATATCAACATTATCTGCTGTTCGCATTGTTTTTGTTTTCATTTCAAATCCTTTTAAATATCGTTATATATGATTATAACTAACTTGAAGATAATACAAAATAAATAAGTGTTTTTTGCTTACTTTTTAGTAACTAAGATACCGCCTATCACAATAAATACAATACCTATAAAAGTGTAAATATCAGGAAACAAATCCCCAAGCATAACACCGAAACCTATGGCAAAAGGAATATTGGCATAACTTACTACTCCTATAATACTTGCTTTACTTATACTATAAGCTCTGGTAAGAAACCATTGTGACGTCGTTGAGACAACAGCCATAAAGATAATAAGCAGCCATACAAAAAGATTTGTATGTATTTGAAAATGTACATAAGGAGTAAATAAAAACAAACAAAAAGGTATAAGCACCCCTGCACCCATAAAAGAGAGCATAATAACTCTAGCATCGTAAATATCTTTTATCTTTTTTATCGTTGCATATGCCGCTGCTGCAAAAAAACCGCCCAATACTCCTAAAATATGTTCATGAGATATAACAAGTCCTAAAGGTTTCATTATAAATAGAACTCCTATAAAACCGATAATCAAAGCAAAAAACGTACGCAAATTTATAGACTCTTTCATTAGATAATAAGCAAGTATAGTTACAAAAAAAGGTGAAGTTTTATTTAATACAACAGCTTCTCCAAGAGGAATAGTCGCAATTGTATAAAAAAACAGCACCATTGCCAAAGCACCGAAAAGTCCCCTTAAAATAAGCAAATGCAATTTTGAGGTATCAATAGAGACATGAAACTTTTTTATACTAAATAGAATAATCAAAAAACCCAGTAAATTTCTATAAAATACTATTTCAAGTGGATCCATACTTTGAGATAAAAATTTTGCGAGAGCTCCGTTAAGTGCTCCAAGTAAAGCACTAACAAGCATAAAAAGTACACCTTTATCCATTGATTTTAATTTTTCCGACATTTACAACCTTTTATCTTTCATCATATTTTTTTTGGTTTTATTTGTTGCAACAGCTTCAAAAGGATTTTCCGGCCAATAATGCTTTTTGTATTTTGAAAACAGCTCTTTTCTAACTTCTTCATATGAATTTTCCCAAAAACTTTTTAAATCATATGTTATTTGTATGGGTCTTTGTGCAGGACTTAAAAGATGTATTTGCAGTGCAATTTTATTGTCCAATATTTTTGGAGTTTGTTTTAAACCGAAAATCTCTTGTATTTTTACCGCTAATATAGGCGTTTTACTGTTTGAGTAATCAATCTTTATATTTGAACCGCTTGGCACTTTTATATAACTTGGGGCTAAAGTATCTATAAGCTGTTGATTTTCCCAAGAAAGTCTTCCTAATAAAATAGAATAGAGATCCAAAGCTTCGAGTTGTTTTATTGTTTTGATTTCATTTAAATAAGGAGTAAGCCACTCTTGCATGGTATCTAACAATGAAGTTGTTTCAAAACTAGGTAAAGCAATATCCATATTTTCATTTATAAAATTAATTCTGTTTTTTAAATCATTTGCTTTTTTGCTCCAAGTTAAAAGTTCTAAGCCCTCTTTTTTAATCAAATCTAAAAGAAGCTTTGAAAAATCATATTCTGACTCCAAGGAGATAGGTTTGGAATATAGTTTTAGTTCGTAAAAATAGTACTCTTCTTTTGTATCAAACTTTTTATTCTCTTTGTTATAGATAATTGATTTTTTTCTCTTTATATATGAAGCAAACTTTTCTTCTATAGTGTGCAAAGATA
It encodes the following:
- a CDS encoding alpha/beta fold hydrolase; the encoded protein is MKTKTMRTADNVDISYLQQGEGKPLLLIPGWSCSFHFFDKNIGPLSEKFQVIAMDLRGHGESGKPDHGYRISRLAMDIKELLDYLNLEDVTAAGWSMGASILWSYLELFGNHRISKLISIDQSPAQYFAPDWKWGQLGCYDVESYLQLCATLKYEERANAEGTVHGCMHKVPTNEEVKFLADEIMKCPARVKIDIMRDHTNLDWRDFIPHISIPTLVCVAKNSQVFPWQGSAWVGENIPNAKTEFFENCGHMLFWDDPEKFNRVVAEFILDN
- a CDS encoding DMT family transporter, producing the protein MSEKLKSMDKGVLFMLVSALLGALNGALAKFLSQSMDPLEIVFYRNLLGFLIILFSIKKFHVSIDTSKLHLLILRGLFGALAMVLFFYTIATIPLGEAVVLNKTSPFFVTILAYYLMKESINLRTFFALIIGFIGVLFIMKPLGLVISHEHILGVLGGFFAAAAYATIKKIKDIYDARVIMLSFMGAGVLIPFCLFLFTPYVHFQIHTNLFVWLLIIFMAVVSTTSQWFLTRAYSISKASIIGVVSYANIPFAIGFGVMLGDLFPDIYTFIGIVFIVIGGILVTKK
- a CDS encoding cystatin family protein, with product MSENNTLPGGWTVYHDLSAEDKVIFDEALKGFVGVHYLPYSVSTQVVAGTNYRFKCTASIPPSDVVWEVIIEIFKPLTGDPHIVSITRI